A single window of Vigna unguiculata cultivar IT97K-499-35 chromosome 1, ASM411807v1, whole genome shotgun sequence DNA harbors:
- the LOC114162924 gene encoding TMV resistance protein N-like translates to MEQPCSMKKYTYDVFLSFRGDTRFGFTGHLYNALRQRGISTFMDHEALERGEQISATIFKAIEESRMAIVVFSKSYASSTWCLEELLQILDCKKTKKLKVYPIFYNVDPSEIRHQTGSYGQQLANHENKMRYKKEKVENWRLALHEASNLVGWSFKDGYGYEYELITQIVDTVGIPKRKLLTVDENLVGVELRIPQIEFRLQISDPAIIMMGICGVSGIGKTTLAQVLYNYISQQFEGSCFLNDVRGNSAKYGLAYLQEAIISDIAGDSTKVVNENQGIPILIRKLQGKRVLLILDNVDKLEQLEYLAGECNWFGLGSRIVITSSCKDVLASHGVKNVYDVPKLDNYEAIQLLSSMVTVGPVPGYYYGVWKRVVDCSNGLPLALKYIGSDLLEKMKAVDCYLSETSVDELEIALERYEGVCDGGEIQSLHKVIYFSLNECEKRIFLDIACFFIGETLSYVEEILSACGFDPKYSISRLIDRSLLSVTPSGNLMMHDNIKDMAMKIVEQESPLHPGKRSRLWYPQDVIHVLNENEGTDQIEVMMLVDLPQGNEVLKLSDKAFKDMKNLRILIIKDAIYSGVPQYLSNSLRVLIWSGYPSDCLPLDFLNLPSDCLILNNFKNMQCLTKLDFTDCEFLTEVPDISGISDLRVLNVDNCINLIKIHDSVGFLGNLEVLTASGCSCLEIIPSTFKLASLRELTFSECLRLVRFPKILCEIQNLCYLNLWQTAIEELPFSIGNLRGLESLNLMDCARLDKLPSSLFTLPRLMEIQADSCRRFDISVECENHEQLKSTASSNTVYLYLSSCNLTTEHLVTCLSGFAGVVYLDISYNNFTVLPACIKECVHLKTILLSNCKQLQHISVIPPKLKDVNALNCTSLTSQSSNVLLNQTFHATRQSTVILPGSRIPEWFDHFSSERSIIFWGRERFPRICVCVSFGMVGNPLHHFRVRIIINGYKSILSQHCYDWSIETDHVWLFDLTAFVNHNDLIGTFVKSDWNSVEIEVERNACMLDENARIMATVKWYGIHVYREESKMEDISFTKPKNLQENSTSSKRVGSQVLDSLKRQKGNLEVISLWD, encoded by the exons ATGGAGCAACCTTGTTCCATGAAAAAGTACACTTATGATGTTTTCCTCAGTTTTAGAGGAGATACCCGCTTTGGTTTCACTGGTCATCTTTACAATGCTTTACGTCAAAGGGGTATCAGCACTTTCATGGATCATGAGGCGCTTGAGAGAGGAGAACAAATTTCAGCTACCATTTTCAAAGCCATTGAAGAGTCTAGGATGGCCATTGTTGTGTTCTCGAAAAGCTATGCTTCCTCAACATGGTGCCTTGAAGAACTTCTCCAAATCCTCGATTGTAAGAAAACCAAGAAACTCAAAGTTTATCCAATATTTTACAACGTGGATCCATCAGAGATACGACATCAGACTGGAAGTTATGGTCAACAATTAGCTAACCATGAAAACAAAATGAGGTACAAAAAGGAAAAGGTGGAAAATTGGAGACTTGCTCTGCATGAAGCTTCCAATCTTGTAGGGTGGAGCTTCAAAGATGG ATATGGATATGAGTATGAACTTATCACACAGATTGTTGACACGGTGGGCATACCAAAAAGAAAGCTTTTAACTGTTGATGAAAATCTTGTTGGAGTGGAGTTACGAATACCCCAAATAGAATTCCGTTTGCAAATATCTGATCCCGCTATCATCATGATGGGAATATGTGGAGTTAGTGGAATAGGTAAAACCACTCTGGCTCAAGTTTTGTACAATTACATCAGCCAACAATTTGAAGGTTCATGCTTTCTCAACGATGTCAGAGGAAATTCAGCAAAATATGGGTTAGCATATCTCCAGGAGGCAATTATTTCTGATATAGCTGGTGACAGTACCAAGGTGGTTAATGAGAACCAAGGAATTCCAATTCTTATTAGAAAGTTGCAAGGCAAAAGGGTTCTTCTGATCCTTGATAATGTGGACAAGCTGGAGCAATTGGAGTATTTGGCAGGAGAATGCAACTGGTTTGGTTTGGGAAGTAGAATTGTCATAACTAGCTCGTGTAAAGATGTTCTGGCTTCTCATGGAGTTAAAAATGTATATGATGTACCTAAGTTGGATAATTATGAAGCTATTCAACTTCTAAGTTCCATGGTAACTGTTGGACCTGTACCTGGTTATTATTATGGAGTTTGGAAACGTGTAGTTGACTGTTCCAATGGCCTTCCATTGGCTTTGAAGTATATTGGTTCTGATTTGTTGGAAAAAATGAAGGCTGTGGATTGTTATTTGTCAGAAACATCAGTTGATGAATTGGAGATTGCGCTAGAAAGATATGAAGGAGTTTGTGATGGAGGAGAAATTCAGAGTTTACATAAAgtgatttattttagtttgaatgAATGTGAGAAGAGAATTTTCCTTGACATTGCTTGTTTCTTCATAGGAGAGACATTATCATATGTTGAGGAAATACTATCAGCTTGTGGTTTCGATCCAAAGTACAGTATTAGCAGACTTATTGATAGATCTCTGCTATCTGTCACTCCCAGTGGAAACTTGATGATGCATGACAATATCAAAGACATGGCTATGAAAATAGTGGAACAGGAATCACCCCTGCATCCAGGAAAACGAAGTAGATTATGGTACCCTCAAGATgttattcatgttttaaatGAAAATGAG GGAACGGATCAAATTGAAGTTATGATGTTGGTTGACTTGCCACAAGGAAATGAGGTACTGAAGTTGAGTGATAAAGCCTTCAAAGATATGAAAAACCTtagaatattaattattaaggaTGCCATATATTCTGGAGTCCCTCAATATCTCTCAAATAGCTTGAGAGTCTTGATATGGAGTGGATATCCTTCAGACTGTTTACCACTTGATTTTCTCAACTTGCCTTCTGATTGTCTcattttgaacaatttcaag AATATGCAGTGTCTGACAAAATTGGATTTCACTGATTGTGAATTTTTGACAGAAGTACCTGACATTTCAGGAATCTCTGACTTGAGGGTATTGAATGTAGATAATTGCATAAATTTGATCAAGATTCATGATTCTGTTGGATTTCTTGGTAATCTTGAAGTGCTAACTGCATCTGGATGCAGTTGTCTAGAAATAATTCCATCAACATTCAAGTTGGCCTCTCTTAGAGAGCTCACTTTCTCTGAGTGCTTGAGACTTGTAAGGTTTCCAAAAATATTGTGTGAGATACAAAATTTGTGTTATCTCAACTTGTGGCAAACTGCAATAGAAGAATTACCATTTTCTATTGGAAATCTTAGAGGACTTGAATCTTTAAACCTAATGGATTGTGCTAGGCTTGATAAGCTACCTAGTAGCCTTTTCACACTTCCAAGACTAATGGAAATTCAAGCTGACTCATGTAGAAGGTTTGATATTTCTGTTGAGTGTGAAAATCATGAACAGCTGAAATCAACTGCTTCTTCAAATACTGTTTATCTGTATCTGAGCTCTTGCAACTTAACAACTGAACATCTTGTTACATGTCTCAGTGGCTTTGCTGGTGTTGTATATTTGGACATATCTTACAATAATTTTACAGTCCTTCCTGCATGCATTAAGGAATGTGTTCATTTGAAGACTATTCTACTAAGCAATTGCAAGCAGCTTCAACACATTTCAGTGATACCCCCTAAATTAAAAGATGTAAATGCATTGAACTGCACATCATTGACATCCCAGTCATCAAATGTTCTATTGAACCAG ACATTCCATGCAACTAGGCAAAGTACTGTAATTCTTCCAGGTTCAAGGATTCCAGAATGGTTTGATCATTTTAGCAGTGAAAGATCCATAATCTTTTGGGGTCGTGAGAGGTTCCCGAgaatttgtgtgtgtgtttctTTTGGAATGGTGGGAAATCCACTGCACCATTTTCGAGTTAGAATAATCATCAACGGCTACAAAAGCATACTGTCCCAACATTGCTACGATTGGTCAATTGAGACAGATCATGTGTGGCTATTTGATCTAACTGCATTTGTTAATCATAATGATCTAATTGGAACATTTGTGAAGAGTGATTGGAACAGTGTGGAGATTGAAGTGGAAAGGAATGCTTGTATGCTGGATGAAAATGCAAGAATAATGGCTACTGTGAAATGGTATGGAATTCATGTATATAGGGAAGAAAGTAAAATGGAGGACATTTCATTCACAAAACCTAAAAATCTGCAAGAAAATAGTACAAGTAGTAAAAGGGTTGGAAGCCAAGTTTTGGATTCATTGAAACGCCAAAAGGGAAATTTGGAAGTGATTTCTCTGTGGGATTGA